In Terriglobus sp. TAA 43, a single window of DNA contains:
- the hslV gene encoding ATP-dependent protease subunit HslV, which translates to MHPYDTGDGRRIRSTTVLCVRRNGKVVMAADGQVTLGSAVMKSGAKKLRRLYQDKVLAGFAGSTADAFSLFSRFEGKLEQFAGNLPRAAVELAKDWRTDKMLRQLEALLLVADKEHMYLLGGNGDVIEPDMTGDGAIMTIGSGGSFAQAAAQALLENTDLSAREIVEKGMKIAAEICIYTNSNIAVEEL; encoded by the coding sequence ATGCACCCGTACGACACGGGAGATGGACGCCGCATTCGGTCCACAACCGTCCTTTGCGTTCGTCGCAACGGAAAGGTCGTCATGGCCGCCGATGGACAGGTGACTCTTGGCTCAGCCGTGATGAAGTCAGGCGCTAAAAAGCTGCGTCGGCTGTATCAGGACAAGGTGCTGGCCGGATTCGCGGGATCGACGGCGGATGCGTTCTCGCTGTTCTCGCGCTTTGAGGGCAAGCTGGAGCAGTTTGCCGGAAATCTGCCGCGCGCCGCTGTAGAGCTTGCCAAGGATTGGCGTACAGACAAGATGCTGCGCCAGCTTGAAGCGCTGCTGCTGGTCGCCGACAAGGAACACATGTACCTGCTGGGCGGCAATGGCGACGTCATTGAACCGGACATGACCGGCGATGGCGCCATCATGACCATCGGCTCTGGCGGATCGTTCGCGCAGGCTGCAGCACAGGCATTGCTTGAAAACACAGACCTTTCCGCACGCGAAATCGTCGAAAAAGGCATGAAGATTGCCGCAGAGATCTGTATCTACACAAACAGCAACATCGCCGTGGAGGAGCTCTAA
- the sthA gene encoding Si-specific NAD(P)(+) transhydrogenase translates to MSSASSASVYDLIVIGSGPAGQRAAIYGAKLGKRVALVEMREVVGGACINTGTIPSKTMREAVLHLSGYNYRSIYGMNYRVKERITMADLAFRVQHVIKTEIDVTEAQLSRNNIEMFTGVASFEDPTHLRVTNSRGSNVYEAKNIIIATGTKPASSDKVPINGNTIINSDLVLDLKQLPKTMIVVGGGVIGVEYTCMFAALGVRVTLIERRPRLLEFADQEIVEALSYHLRDSRVTMRLNEEVESVEENEDGTVTANLESKKKVQGDALLYAVGRQGNVDELMLQNIGVDSDERGRIPVDKDYRTKCPTVFAVGDVIGFPSLASVSMEQGRIAGARAFGDETILSNPSFYPYGIWTIPEISFLGKTEEQLTEEDVPYEVGVAYYREIARGQIRGDTTGRLKLIFHRENKSILGVHIIGEGASELLHIGQAVMALGGNVDYFVETVFNYPTLAECYKVAAFNGLNRLRRGD, encoded by the coding sequence ATGAGCAGTGCATCGTCGGCCAGTGTGTATGACCTGATCGTGATCGGCTCCGGCCCCGCCGGACAACGCGCTGCCATTTACGGCGCAAAGCTCGGCAAGAGGGTCGCCCTCGTCGAGATGCGCGAAGTGGTGGGCGGAGCCTGTATCAACACCGGAACCATCCCCAGCAAGACAATGCGCGAGGCGGTGCTGCACCTCTCGGGCTATAACTACCGCTCTATCTACGGCATGAACTACCGTGTGAAGGAGCGCATCACGATGGCCGACCTGGCCTTCCGTGTGCAGCACGTCATCAAGACCGAAATTGACGTTACCGAAGCTCAGCTTTCCCGTAACAACATCGAGATGTTTACCGGCGTCGCCTCCTTTGAAGACCCGACCCATCTCCGCGTGACCAATAGCCGCGGATCGAACGTCTACGAGGCGAAGAACATCATCATCGCCACCGGCACCAAGCCGGCCAGCAGCGACAAGGTGCCGATTAACGGCAACACCATCATCAACAGCGACCTGGTGCTGGACCTGAAACAGCTTCCCAAGACCATGATTGTGGTGGGCGGCGGCGTCATTGGTGTGGAATACACCTGCATGTTCGCTGCGCTGGGTGTGCGCGTCACGCTGATTGAGCGTCGTCCGCGCCTGCTGGAATTCGCCGATCAGGAAATTGTGGAAGCCCTTAGCTACCACCTGCGCGACAGTCGCGTGACCATGCGCCTGAACGAAGAGGTGGAGTCCGTCGAAGAGAACGAAGACGGCACGGTGACTGCGAACCTGGAATCGAAGAAGAAGGTGCAGGGCGATGCGCTGCTGTACGCCGTTGGCCGTCAGGGCAACGTGGACGAGTTGATGCTGCAGAACATTGGCGTGGACTCCGACGAACGTGGCCGTATCCCCGTGGACAAGGATTACCGCACGAAGTGCCCCACCGTATTTGCCGTGGGCGACGTGATCGGGTTCCCGTCACTGGCCTCGGTATCGATGGAGCAGGGCCGCATCGCAGGCGCTCGCGCCTTTGGTGACGAAACGATCCTCTCCAACCCCAGCTTCTACCCGTACGGCATCTGGACCATTCCTGAGATCAGCTTCCTCGGTAAGACCGAAGAGCAACTCACCGAAGAGGATGTGCCTTACGAAGTGGGTGTGGCGTACTACCGTGAGATCGCGCGTGGACAGATTCGCGGCGATACCACCGGACGTCTGAAGCTCATCTTCCATCGTGAGAACAAGTCGATCCTCGGCGTGCACATCATTGGCGAAGGTGCCAGCGAACTGCTGCACATTGGGCAGGCTGTGATGGCGCTGGGCGGCAACGTCGATTACTTCGTGGAGACGGTCTTCAACTATCCGACTCTGGCCGAGTGCTACAAGGTGGCAGCGTTCAATGGCCTCAACCGCCTGCGTCGCGGCGACTAG
- a CDS encoding aldo/keto reductase translates to MEFRQLGNSGLMVPVLCYGTGTFGGANEFFKTWGSTDVEEARQLIDQCMDAGVNFFDTADVYSEGRSEEILGEAIKHLPRESVLISTKSTFGFGPGPNESGSSRYNITKQLHGSLKRLQTDYIDVYHMHAFDGLTPIEETLNTLDKFVREGKIRYIACSNFSGWALQKSVDISEKYGWAKYAAHQVYYSLIGRDYEWELMQVGDKEGVGALIWSPLGWGRLTGKIRRGHPPAAGTRAKEGTAGGPVVDDEYLYKVVDALDAIAAETGKTVPQIALNWLLRKPTVSSLVIGARNAEQLKGNLEAASFVLTEEQVAKLDQASELPKPYPYWHQVQFYHRNPQPPAYRS, encoded by the coding sequence ATGGAATTTCGACAGCTTGGCAACAGCGGTCTGATGGTTCCCGTGCTCTGCTATGGCACCGGGACCTTTGGTGGTGCGAACGAGTTCTTCAAGACGTGGGGTTCCACGGACGTTGAAGAAGCGCGGCAACTGATTGACCAGTGCATGGACGCTGGCGTGAACTTCTTTGACACAGCCGATGTGTACTCCGAAGGCCGCTCAGAAGAGATTCTGGGTGAGGCCATTAAGCATCTGCCGCGTGAGAGCGTGTTGATCAGCACGAAGTCCACCTTCGGTTTTGGCCCCGGACCGAACGAGAGCGGATCAAGCCGTTACAACATCACGAAGCAGCTTCACGGCAGCCTGAAGCGCCTGCAGACGGACTACATCGACGTCTACCACATGCATGCGTTCGATGGTCTAACGCCGATTGAAGAGACGCTGAACACGCTGGACAAGTTCGTGCGCGAAGGCAAGATTCGCTATATCGCCTGCTCCAACTTCTCCGGCTGGGCGCTGCAGAAGTCTGTGGACATCAGCGAAAAGTATGGATGGGCAAAGTACGCTGCGCACCAGGTGTATTACTCACTCATTGGCCGCGACTACGAGTGGGAACTGATGCAGGTGGGCGATAAGGAAGGCGTCGGCGCACTGATCTGGAGTCCATTGGGATGGGGACGCCTGACGGGTAAGATTCGTCGTGGCCATCCACCTGCCGCTGGCACCCGCGCCAAAGAGGGCACCGCCGGTGGCCCTGTGGTGGACGATGAATATCTCTACAAAGTGGTAGACGCTCTGGACGCCATCGCCGCTGAAACCGGCAAGACCGTGCCGCAGATCGCTCTGAACTGGCTCCTGCGTAAACCAACGGTAAGCAGCCTGGTTATCGGCGCGCGCAACGCTGAGCAGTTGAAAGGCAATCTGGAAGCCGCCAGCTTCGTGTTGACGGAAGAGCAGGTAGCGAAGCTGGACCAAGCCAGCGAGTTACCGAAGCCCTATCCCTACTGGCACCAGGTGCAGTTCTATCACCGCAATCCGCAGCCACCTGCCTATCGTTCGTAA
- the miaA gene encoding tRNA (adenosine(37)-N6)-dimethylallyltransferase MiaA, protein MSTLPLLPVIVGPTASGKTALSLALAEKLDGEIVSCDSVAVYQDMELGTAKPSREECARVPHHMIDVVSPNVEYTAGEYGRAARAAVQDIASRGKVPIVVGGTGLYLRALLDGFSPVPQRDESLRDRLRAAMERRGPSVLMRVLRRLDPAAASRIHENDHPKLIRAIEVSVLEGRPMSDTWQARSPSPLEGFRVVQMGLAPDRAALYERINVRCAAMFTDGLVEETRGLVAKYGTDCRALGSLGYAEAQAVLRGEMTEAEAIEKAQTGHRNYSKRQGTWFRRDTRVQWLHSFGGDAVDDALHLLAI, encoded by the coding sequence GTGAGCACACTTCCTCTGCTGCCCGTCATCGTCGGCCCTACTGCCAGTGGCAAGACGGCACTTTCGCTTGCGCTGGCGGAAAAGCTGGATGGTGAAATCGTCTCCTGCGATTCCGTGGCGGTGTATCAGGATATGGAGCTAGGGACAGCGAAGCCATCGCGAGAAGAATGCGCGCGAGTGCCGCATCACATGATCGACGTGGTGTCACCCAACGTGGAATACACTGCAGGCGAATACGGTCGAGCTGCGCGTGCGGCAGTGCAGGACATTGCCAGTCGCGGCAAAGTCCCCATCGTGGTCGGTGGAACAGGGCTCTATCTGCGCGCGCTGCTGGATGGCTTCAGCCCGGTACCGCAACGCGATGAATCTCTTCGCGACAGGCTGCGTGCGGCAATGGAACGTCGCGGACCATCCGTACTGATGCGTGTCCTACGAAGACTGGACCCCGCTGCAGCTTCGCGGATTCATGAGAACGACCATCCCAAACTGATTCGTGCGATTGAGGTCTCCGTACTTGAAGGCAGGCCGATGAGCGATACGTGGCAAGCCCGCTCCCCTTCACCGCTGGAAGGATTTCGTGTGGTGCAAATGGGGCTGGCTCCGGATCGCGCCGCGCTGTACGAACGCATCAACGTGCGCTGTGCAGCGATGTTTACGGATGGACTCGTAGAGGAAACACGCGGACTGGTGGCGAAGTACGGAACCGATTGTCGCGCATTAGGTTCGTTGGGATATGCAGAAGCACAAGCAGTATTGCGTGGCGAAATGACTGAAGCCGAAGCCATTGAGAAGGCGCAAACTGGCCATCGCAACTACAGTAAGCGGCAGGGTACGTGGTTCCGTCGCGACACACGCGTGCAGTGGCTGCACAGCTTTGGTGGCGATGCGGTGGATGACGCATTGCACTTGCTCGCGATCTAA
- a CDS encoding glycosyltransferase family 87 protein: MSPRHSDPAHGRRLLLFVMSSLVLSNFVPRILFKLFGWGNPGTLGGMLHDFWTVHTWTDSWLPMMRSVDYFLQHPTLPIYYAPLYDTLIYSLASILPLWALKKLGMGDVAMLRFLAITSWLALVGIAGVALAMGHRYLKARGVRMTWETIVAVFAAVLFCYPLLKGYSLGNAQTYLSFEFALLLLLWSEGKEAAGGVVGALLAFVKPQYGLLLIWMAVRKRWNATIAFLATSAVLLLLSVIVFGVHNNLDFLHVLAGLSKKAQSHYGNQSMFGTLNRAIGNGENISYTPLLYTPYIRWVYLTTVTTALVLMGAVLLFPWGKLRASAADLAAMGIVSVAASPMAWEHHYGIVCGAFAWVWFAYGCWQQKRPWLLGVASLFTMNAWLAFNKAAPYHGWNIIQSYMYFSALLLVVVLMVLARKVTHGEAEPVI; the protein is encoded by the coding sequence ATGAGTCCACGTCACAGTGATCCTGCGCATGGCCGTCGTCTGCTGCTGTTTGTAATGAGCAGTCTTGTATTGTCGAACTTCGTTCCTCGCATTCTGTTCAAGCTGTTTGGATGGGGTAACCCCGGCACACTCGGCGGCATGTTGCACGACTTCTGGACCGTTCACACATGGACGGATTCCTGGCTGCCCATGATGCGGTCCGTGGACTACTTCCTGCAACACCCCACGCTGCCCATCTACTACGCACCGCTGTACGACACGCTGATCTACTCGCTGGCCAGCATTCTGCCGCTTTGGGCGTTAAAGAAGCTGGGCATGGGTGATGTTGCCATGCTGCGATTTCTTGCGATCACTTCTTGGCTGGCGCTGGTGGGCATCGCGGGTGTGGCGCTGGCAATGGGACACCGCTATCTGAAAGCGCGCGGCGTACGCATGACATGGGAAACCATTGTCGCCGTATTCGCAGCGGTGCTCTTCTGCTATCCGCTGCTGAAGGGCTACTCCCTGGGCAATGCGCAGACGTACCTATCGTTTGAATTCGCGTTACTGCTTCTGCTGTGGTCTGAGGGTAAAGAAGCTGCGGGAGGAGTTGTAGGCGCGCTGCTGGCTTTTGTGAAGCCTCAGTATGGACTGTTGTTGATCTGGATGGCCGTGCGCAAGCGCTGGAACGCTACGATTGCATTTCTGGCCACATCGGCAGTACTTCTGCTGCTTTCCGTGATTGTTTTCGGAGTTCATAACAACCTGGACTTCCTGCACGTGCTGGCGGGACTGAGCAAGAAGGCGCAGTCTCACTACGGCAACCAGAGCATGTTCGGCACGCTGAACCGCGCCATCGGCAATGGCGAAAATATCTCCTACACTCCCCTGCTCTACACGCCGTACATCCGCTGGGTGTACCTGACGACGGTTACGACTGCGCTGGTGCTAATGGGCGCAGTGCTGCTGTTTCCGTGGGGTAAGCTGCGCGCATCCGCGGCTGATCTTGCAGCGATGGGCATTGTGTCCGTAGCCGCTTCCCCCATGGCCTGGGAGCACCACTACGGCATCGTTTGCGGGGCGTTCGCGTGGGTATGGTTCGCCTATGGATGCTGGCAGCAGAAGCGTCCCTGGCTGCTGGGCGTGGCGTCGCTGTTCACCATGAATGCGTGGCTGGCGTTCAACAAGGCCGCGCCGTATCACGGATGGAACATCATCCAGAGCTACATGTACTTCAGCGCGCTGCTGCTGGTGGTGGTGCTGATGGTGCTGGCGCGGAAGGTGACTCACGGCGAGGCGGAGCCAGTGATTTAG
- a CDS encoding pitrilysin family protein, with translation MFVLKARTPLVLAAVLSVAVSSPLFTIAQKKPAVAKRASTKTLADGPNVTRETLPNGLRVVIVRNRLAPVATVELNILAGGNQTPVGFPGTAHALEHMAFRGCTGMTADQTAAIYARLGGDNNADTQGNVTQFYATVPSTDVEVALRAEAACMVGIDNADHEWEQERGAITQEVQRDLSSPTYKLISRLNEGMFAGTPYAHDALGTKESFEKTTGADLRAFYDKWYAPSNAVLVIVGDVDPAQTMTQVREFFGPVKRREVPKEAAFTLSPVKTETFTLDSNLPYTLAVIGYRLPGTESKDYAAAQVLADVLSSQRGDLYAMVPAGKALGTQFGMAGSYPKASLGFGMVAVASEADAKPALDEMRTILNRYAQDGVPADLVDAAKRSEITEDAFGANSIPGLAQQWSQALGADRKNSPAEATEAIKRVTVADVNRVAKQYLLHVNTMTATLKPVASGAPTEGKGFGGGEKLTSTPTKEVALPEWAAKPLAELRLPHPMTLPSDEKLPNGVRLIVRTDHTSPTVTLTGSVQHNEDLDTPKGKEGVADVLEELYGYGTTSLDRIAFQKELDDIGATEDAGFSFGLKVLKENFARGVELLADNQLHPALPAEAFPVVQKQTAELTAGNLTSPGYRTRRALSEALLPKNDPSLRQQTPQTITALKLDDVKSYMKSTMRPDLTTIVVVGDITPAEARAQVEKAFGAWTATGPKPQVDLPPVPPNKPTAAIVGDPEAVQDSVTLSHTLQMNRFSPDYYPMQLGTYVLGGGFYASRLYHDLRQVAGYVYTVDVNLRATRTRATYTVDYGSEPVNVSKARALVERDLQSMKTTPVTPGELTLAKSLILRQLQLSESSQAAVAGALLARAQMGLPLNESDNAAKTYLGLSAEEVQASFARNLRVEDLVQVVRGPAPQ, from the coding sequence ATGTTCGTTTTGAAAGCACGCACGCCGCTCGTTCTAGCCGCCGTTCTGTCCGTTGCCGTTTCTTCTCCGCTGTTTACCATCGCGCAGAAGAAGCCCGCCGTTGCCAAGCGCGCCTCCACGAAAACGCTGGCAGACGGCCCTAATGTGACGCGTGAAACACTGCCCAACGGCCTGCGCGTGGTGATTGTGAGGAACCGGCTGGCGCCCGTGGCCACGGTGGAGCTGAACATCCTTGCCGGTGGCAACCAGACGCCCGTCGGCTTCCCCGGCACCGCACATGCGCTGGAACACATGGCGTTTCGCGGCTGCACCGGCATGACAGCCGACCAGACTGCGGCCATCTACGCGCGCCTGGGTGGCGACAACAACGCCGACACGCAGGGCAATGTCACCCAGTTTTACGCCACCGTTCCGTCGACTGACGTGGAAGTAGCACTGCGTGCTGAAGCCGCCTGCATGGTTGGTATCGACAACGCGGATCATGAATGGGAGCAGGAACGCGGCGCGATTACACAGGAAGTGCAGCGCGACCTTTCCTCGCCCACGTACAAGCTGATCTCGCGGTTGAATGAAGGCATGTTCGCCGGAACGCCCTACGCGCATGATGCTCTGGGCACCAAGGAAAGCTTTGAAAAGACGACCGGTGCCGATCTACGTGCGTTTTATGACAAGTGGTACGCACCGTCGAATGCCGTGCTGGTCATTGTCGGCGACGTCGATCCCGCACAGACCATGACGCAAGTCCGCGAATTCTTCGGTCCGGTAAAGCGTCGCGAAGTGCCGAAAGAAGCCGCATTTACGTTAAGCCCCGTGAAGACGGAGACCTTTACGCTGGACAGCAATCTCCCTTACACGCTGGCGGTCATTGGCTATCGCCTACCCGGTACTGAGAGCAAGGATTACGCTGCGGCGCAGGTGCTGGCTGACGTTCTTAGCAGCCAGCGTGGTGATTTGTACGCGATGGTGCCCGCAGGCAAGGCCCTGGGTACGCAGTTCGGCATGGCAGGCAGCTATCCCAAGGCCAGCCTCGGTTTTGGCATGGTGGCGGTAGCCAGCGAAGCCGATGCAAAACCCGCGCTGGACGAGATGCGCACGATCCTGAACCGCTACGCACAGGATGGCGTTCCCGCTGACCTGGTAGATGCTGCAAAACGCAGCGAAATTACGGAAGATGCTTTCGGCGCAAACTCGATCCCGGGACTGGCACAGCAGTGGTCGCAGGCTCTGGGTGCGGATCGCAAGAACTCCCCGGCAGAGGCGACGGAAGCCATTAAGCGCGTAACCGTAGCCGATGTGAACCGCGTGGCAAAGCAGTATCTGCTTCATGTGAACACCATGACGGCAACGCTGAAACCCGTTGCCAGCGGCGCGCCCACGGAAGGCAAGGGCTTTGGTGGTGGCGAGAAACTGACCTCAACTCCTACCAAGGAAGTGGCGCTGCCTGAATGGGCGGCAAAGCCGCTGGCAGAACTTCGCCTGCCGCATCCCATGACGTTGCCCAGCGATGAGAAGCTGCCGAATGGCGTGCGCCTGATCGTCCGCACCGATCACACCAGCCCCACCGTAACGCTCACCGGCTCTGTGCAGCACAATGAGGATCTGGACACGCCGAAGGGTAAGGAAGGCGTCGCCGACGTTCTGGAAGAGCTCTACGGCTACGGCACCACGTCGCTGGATCGCATCGCGTTCCAGAAAGAACTGGACGACATTGGCGCAACGGAAGATGCTGGCTTCAGCTTCGGGCTGAAGGTGCTAAAAGAGAACTTCGCCCGTGGCGTGGAACTGCTGGCGGATAACCAGCTTCATCCCGCATTGCCCGCCGAAGCCTTCCCCGTGGTGCAGAAGCAGACGGCAGAGTTGACCGCCGGCAATCTGACGTCGCCCGGCTATCGCACGCGTCGCGCACTTAGCGAAGCTCTGCTGCCGAAGAACGATCCTTCGCTCCGCCAACAGACGCCGCAGACCATCACCGCACTGAAGCTGGACGACGTGAAGAGCTACATGAAGTCCACCATGCGGCCTGACCTGACGACCATCGTCGTGGTGGGTGACATTACACCTGCAGAGGCTCGCGCGCAGGTCGAGAAGGCCTTTGGCGCATGGACGGCAACCGGGCCCAAGCCACAGGTGGACCTGCCTCCCGTACCGCCGAACAAGCCAACGGCCGCAATCGTGGGTGACCCTGAAGCCGTGCAGGATTCTGTCACGCTGTCGCACACGTTGCAGATGAACCGCTTCAGCCCGGATTACTATCCCATGCAGCTTGGCACGTACGTGTTGGGTGGAGGTTTCTACGCCAGCCGTCTGTATCACGACCTTCGCCAAGTGGCAGGCTATGTCTACACGGTAGACGTGAACCTTCGCGCTACGCGGACACGCGCCACATACACCGTGGACTACGGCAGTGAGCCGGTGAATGTCTCCAAGGCCCGCGCACTGGTGGAACGCGATCTGCAGTCGATGAAGACCACGCCTGTTACGCCCGGTGAACTGACGTTGGCCAAGAGCCTGATTCTGCGTCAGCTTCAGCTCAGCGAATCCAGTCAGGCCGCGGTTGCGGGTGCCCTCCTGGCACGTGCGCAAATGGGGCTACCGTTGAACGAAAGTGACAACGCCGCAAAGACCTACCTGGGCCTGAGCGCAGAAGAAGTACAGGCGTCCTTCGCAAGAAATCTGCGTGTGGAAGACCTGGTGCAGGTGGTACGCGGACCGGCACCGCAGTAA
- a CDS encoding glycoside hydrolase family 28 protein: MGMKNVQEFRREFLKMAGLGMAGGAVTLAGSMEAQPRKGAATAAREVYYDVRRFGATGDGQTIDSPAINRAIEAAANAGGGTVMFPAGVYASYSIRLKSNVALYLSQGATILAATVPMDGLKTGGYDAAEPQNPTIEKFQDYGHNHWHNSLIWGEDLHDIGIFGPGLIWGKGLARGEKAEVDLPASTSPGVGNKAIALKNCRNVILSDFSVLRGGWFCILVTGVDNLTIDNLKIDTSRDGIDVDCCRNVRISNCTVNSPQDDGICPKSSYALGYRRDTINVTITGCYVTGGYQVGTVLDGTWKPHVNPVRFYGHGRIKCGTESNGGFRNITISDCTFDTCRGFALETADGANLEDITFTGITMRGVRGAPLFLRLQSRMRGPKEIPVGTLKRVLMSNVTSHDADPMPSIFAGIPDHAIEDVKLSDSYFHHAPIESVAAASNVQMSAIDKGHASSGYGQAGPAPLGPDGIPQELPQGYPEPNMFGDVPASGLYARHIRNLELTNVEFANQSTSDTRPTMLLADADGVDLFRLRLPRRLQEKQFRLHNAQDFRLFGCQFYRDEKVDHATDQTV; encoded by the coding sequence ATGGGGATGAAAAACGTGCAGGAGTTTCGTCGTGAGTTTTTGAAGATGGCCGGGTTGGGCATGGCCGGTGGCGCGGTCACACTCGCCGGATCGATGGAGGCGCAGCCGCGTAAGGGAGCTGCCACGGCCGCGCGCGAGGTCTACTATGACGTGCGCCGCTTTGGGGCCACGGGCGACGGCCAGACCATCGACTCACCCGCCATCAACCGGGCTATTGAAGCGGCTGCCAACGCTGGCGGCGGCACGGTGATGTTCCCGGCGGGCGTGTATGCCAGCTACTCCATCCGCCTGAAAAGCAATGTCGCCCTGTATCTCTCACAGGGCGCGACCATTCTTGCCGCCACCGTTCCCATGGACGGCCTGAAAACCGGCGGATACGACGCTGCTGAACCGCAGAATCCGACCATCGAGAAGTTTCAGGACTACGGCCATAACCACTGGCACAACTCGCTGATCTGGGGCGAGGATCTGCACGACATTGGCATCTTTGGTCCGGGATTGATCTGGGGTAAGGGGCTGGCGCGCGGCGAGAAGGCAGAAGTCGACCTGCCTGCCAGCACGTCACCCGGCGTGGGAAATAAAGCTATTGCCTTGAAGAACTGCCGCAACGTGATCCTGAGCGACTTCTCCGTGCTGCGCGGTGGTTGGTTCTGCATTCTGGTGACGGGCGTGGACAACCTGACCATCGACAACCTGAAGATCGATACCAGCCGCGATGGCATTGACGTGGATTGCTGCCGCAATGTGCGTATCAGCAACTGCACCGTGAACTCGCCGCAGGATGACGGCATCTGCCCCAAGAGCAGCTATGCACTGGGCTATCGCCGCGACACCATCAATGTGACCATCACGGGTTGCTACGTCACCGGCGGTTATCAGGTCGGCACCGTACTGGATGGCACGTGGAAGCCGCACGTGAACCCCGTCCGCTTCTACGGTCATGGCCGCATCAAGTGCGGGACGGAATCCAATGGCGGATTCCGCAACATCACCATCTCCGACTGCACCTTCGACACCTGCCGCGGCTTCGCGCTTGAGACCGCCGATGGCGCAAACCTGGAAGACATTACCTTCACCGGCATCACGATGCGCGGTGTGCGTGGTGCACCGCTGTTCCTGCGCCTGCAATCGCGCATGCGCGGACCGAAAGAGATTCCCGTTGGCACGCTGAAGCGCGTGTTGATGAGCAACGTCACCAGCCATGACGCCGATCCCATGCCGAGCATCTTTGCGGGCATTCCCGATCACGCGATTGAAGATGTGAAGCTCTCGGACAGCTACTTCCATCACGCGCCTATTGAGAGTGTTGCCGCAGCCTCGAATGTGCAGATGAGCGCCATCGACAAGGGGCATGCCTCATCCGGTTATGGGCAGGCCGGACCTGCACCGTTGGGGCCCGATGGCATTCCACAGGAACTTCCACAGGGTTATCCCGAACCGAATATGTTCGGCGATGTCCCGGCCAGCGGCCTGTACGCGCGACACATCCGCAACCTGGAACTGACGAACGTGGAGTTCGCCAACCAGTCCACCAGCGACACACGCCCCACCATGCTGCTGGCTGATGCAGACGGTGTGGACCTGTTCCGGCTGCGTCTGCCGCGTCGTCTGCAGGAGAAGCAGTTCCGCCTGCACAACGCGCAGGACTTCCGTCTCTTTGGCTGCCAGTTTTACCGCGACGAGAAAGTGGACCACGCGACGGACCAAACCGTGTAA